Proteins encoded together in one Micromonospora kangleipakensis window:
- the tnpB gene encoding IS607 family element RNA-guided endonuclease TnpB, whose translation MTARRRYAAGALPVPTYRARAAHHGRRAADCRDAGRRSGCGVRLRVVGRPARRLGPAGWTLPPLRKAWNSAKREVAPWWPECSKEPFNTGLDALAQALKNWSDSRAGKPAGRPVGFPRFKSRRRTTPSVRFTTGTIRVEPDRTHATLPRLGRLKLHESARKLARRLDAGTARILSATVRRDGGRWHVAFCAEVERAERHPTRPHPTRPHATVGVDVGIKHLAVLSTGELVPNPRRLDTASRRMRRLARRLSRRVGPDRRTGQQPSNRWRHAQTQLARAHARVANLRRDGLHQLTTRLTAAYGTVVVEDLNVAGMLRNRRLARHIADAGFAELHRQLGYKTGWNGGRLLTADRWYPSSKTCSGCGTVKAKLALSEREYQCEACGLALDRDLYAARNLAALAAQIDTAGSGPAPGRGADRETRLGGQVAVKRQPGTATAAQTGTVPPQGGTTDHTLARAH comes from the coding sequence GTGACCGCGCGGCGGCGGTACGCGGCCGGGGCGCTGCCTGTTCCCACCTACCGGGCTCGGGCGGCTCATCATGGTCGGCGAGCCGCTGACTGCCGCGATGCCGGACGCCGGTCAGGTTGTGGTGTACGCCTGCGTGTCGTCGGCCGACCAGCGCGTCGACTTGGACCGGCAGGCTGGACACTGCCCCCGCTGCGCAAGGCGTGGAACAGCGCCAAGCGCGAGGTGGCGCCGTGGTGGCCCGAATGCTCCAAGGAACCGTTCAACACCGGCCTCGACGCGCTCGCCCAAGCGCTGAAGAACTGGTCGGACTCCCGTGCGGGGAAACCGGCCGGGCGGCCAGTCGGGTTCCCCCGGTTCAAGTCCCGCCGCCGCACGACACCGTCCGTGCGGTTCACCACCGGCACCATCCGCGTCGAGCCCGACCGCACACACGCCACGCTGCCGAGGCTGGGCCGACTGAAGTTACACGAGTCCGCCCGTAAACTCGCCCGCCGACTCGACGCGGGCACCGCCCGCATCCTGTCCGCGACGGTGCGCCGCGACGGCGGCCGCTGGCATGTCGCGTTCTGCGCCGAGGTCGAGCGCGCCGAGCGCCACCCGACCCGCCCGCACCCGACCCGCCCGCACGCGACCGTGGGCGTGGACGTTGGGATCAAGCACCTGGCCGTGCTGTCCACCGGCGAACTCGTACCCAACCCGCGCCGCCTGGACACCGCCTCCCGGCGGATGCGCCGGCTCGCCCGGCGGCTGTCCCGCCGGGTCGGTCCCGACCGGCGCACCGGGCAGCAGCCGTCGAACCGGTGGCGCCACGCCCAGACCCAGCTCGCCCGGGCGCACGCCAGGGTCGCGAACCTGCGCCGCGACGGTCTGCACCAACTCACCACCCGCCTCACGGCCGCCTACGGCACGGTCGTGGTCGAAGACCTCAACGTGGCCGGGATGCTGCGCAACCGGCGCCTGGCCCGCCACATCGCCGACGCCGGGTTCGCCGAGCTACACCGCCAGCTCGGCTACAAAACCGGCTGGAACGGCGGGCGGCTGCTCACAGCCGACCGCTGGTACCCGTCCTCGAAGACCTGCTCAGGCTGCGGCACGGTGAAAGCCAAGCTGGCCCTGTCCGAGCGTGAATACCAGTGCGAAGCCTGCGGCCTGGCCCTGGACCGCGACCTCTACGCCGCACGCAATCTCGCCGCACTCGCGGCGCAGATCGACACCGCCGGGAGTGGCCCGGCGCCAGGACGTGGAGCCGACCGTGAGACCCGCCTCGGCGGGCAGGTGGCTGTGAAGCGTCAACCCGGCACAGCCACCGCTGCTCAGACCGGGACCGTCCCACCGCAAGGCGGGACTACCGATCACACGCTCGCTAGAGCGCACTGA
- a CDS encoding low temperature requirement protein A yields MLTPDIRFSPAGRGPIGELLERFHLRRYAEAHAAKFQRFGGQLGRSTVGLVRKAAQGVAGVLTVVVLAASSEPRWPAGRKGCPRAVVAVRGFYVGNVQGPTHGTTTVKADRSGRNGRLMTAGRLGVLLRRPEQPRAAFLELFSDLVFVLAFVRLSQHLLEHLSWTGAFQTLVLLFAMMHVWVSTARFTDLFDPLHPLVQLFTMPIIFGTLVMAAATPEAFGRRGLVFIGAYLALRLGGLAVAIYFLRGHEVQPSAVRILFWVGVASPAWIAGALLPGWVRGALWLTAAGVEYAGIALGFPTPRLGRGGERRFEVVASAEHVAERFQQFFIVALGEPILVTGLTFANGPFGADRSAAALVAFATTALLWRIYIHRAGALLADAIAATTNLNRVAIATVYAHVIMAAGIVTIAVGDELVITHPLGHPDPAWTAVILAGPALFLAGRATFEYAVFGRVSPTRVIGALALVALTPAMRPVPPLAVATTAALILAGVAVADAARTRRFPSEQPSPPG; encoded by the coding sequence ATGCTGACGCCGGACATCCGGTTCTCACCTGCCGGGCGCGGGCCGATCGGCGAACTGCTGGAGCGCTTCCACCTGCGGCGCTACGCCGAGGCCCACGCCGCCAAGTTCCAGCGCTTCGGCGGCCAGCTCGGCCGCTCGACGGTCGGGCTGGTCCGCAAAGCGGCGCAGGGCGTCGCCGGAGTACTGACGGTGGTGGTGCTGGCGGCCTCGTCGGAGCCCCGCTGGCCGGCGGGCAGGAAGGGCTGCCCCCGGGCAGTAGTCGCTGTGCGCGGCTTCTATGTCGGCAACGTTCAAGGCCCAACGCATGGTACGACTACGGTTAAGGCGGACAGAAGCGGCAGAAATGGGCGGTTGATGACGGCGGGTAGGTTGGGCGTACTGCTGCGAAGACCCGAGCAGCCGCGGGCGGCATTCCTGGAACTCTTCTCCGACCTGGTGTTCGTCCTCGCCTTCGTCCGGCTCTCGCAGCACCTGCTGGAGCATCTGAGCTGGACTGGCGCGTTCCAGACCCTGGTGTTGCTGTTCGCCATGATGCATGTCTGGGTCTCTACGGCGAGGTTTACGGACCTGTTCGACCCGCTGCATCCGCTGGTACAGCTGTTCACCATGCCGATCATTTTCGGCACCCTCGTGATGGCGGCTGCGACGCCTGAGGCGTTCGGTCGGCGGGGCCTGGTCTTCATAGGGGCGTACCTCGCCCTCCGGCTTGGTGGCCTCGCTGTCGCCATCTACTTTTTGCGTGGCCACGAGGTACAGCCCAGCGCTGTGCGAATACTGTTCTGGGTCGGCGTGGCTTCGCCGGCATGGATCGCGGGTGCGCTCTTACCCGGCTGGGTGCGTGGAGCGCTGTGGCTGACGGCGGCGGGCGTGGAGTACGCGGGGATCGCACTCGGCTTCCCCACGCCGAGGCTGGGCCGCGGCGGCGAGCGTCGATTCGAGGTCGTGGCCTCCGCAGAGCACGTGGCCGAGCGGTTCCAGCAGTTTTTCATTGTCGCGCTCGGCGAGCCGATCCTGGTGACCGGACTGACATTCGCAAACGGCCCGTTCGGGGCTGACCGCAGCGCCGCGGCCCTGGTGGCGTTCGCCACCACGGCACTGCTGTGGCGCATCTACATCCACCGCGCCGGAGCGCTGCTGGCCGACGCCATCGCAGCGACCACCAACCTGAACCGCGTTGCTATCGCGACGGTCTACGCCCACGTGATCATGGCCGCCGGCATCGTCACCATCGCCGTCGGCGACGAACTCGTCATCACCCACCCGCTCGGACACCCGGACCCGGCCTGGACCGCCGTCATCCTCGCCGGACCCGCCCTGTTCCTCGCCGGACGAGCCACCTTCGAGTACGCGGTGTTCGGCCGCGTGTCCCCAACCCGCGTGATCGGCGCACTCGCCCTGGTCGCCCTCACCCCAGCAATGCGGCCGGTGCCGCCGCTCGCGGTAGCCACCACCGCCGCCCTCATCCTCGCCGGCGTCGCCGTAGCCGACGCGGCCCGTACCCGACGATTCCCATCCGAGCAGCCGTCACCACCCGGTTAG
- a CDS encoding bifunctional 3-(3-hydroxy-phenyl)propionate/3-hydroxycinnamic acid hydroxylase: MMTVVPVVIVGAGPTGLTAATLLAQYGVECLILEQWGSVYPQPRAVALDDEVHRILARLGLRDEFAAISRPHRGLRLLDRNMRVLAEFQRDTAEGRHGYPQGSMFDQPELEAILRQNLKQYDTVTLRGNTEVTALTQDAGGVRIDVTDTATGEHDVVRAAYVLGCDGANSLTRASIGATMHDLGFTQRWLVIDVVTEADLGQWEGVHQLSDPARAGTYMRIGKTRYRWEFQLTPGETADDFRDMAQLHPLIARWTGNIPVGELEIIRAAEYTFRAQVADRWRDRRLFLLGDAAHLTPPFIGQGMCAGLRDGMNLAWKLAGVLDGTLPETVLDTYEIERRHHARAMIKLAKFIGTAMTAGGEVGNLIRRAVAPRLHLVPGLTDLATDSQTPPLHRSDLVKRPRLRRTLAGRLCPNATVDGDRRFDDVAAGRFAIVTSHEPSPTQRADIERRGAVLITAEPGSELHQWLRTGGARVAIVRPDGTVLSAGRQLPACH, encoded by the coding sequence ATGATGACAGTGGTTCCGGTCGTGATCGTCGGCGCGGGCCCCACCGGGCTCACCGCCGCGACGCTGCTCGCCCAGTACGGCGTCGAGTGCCTGATCCTCGAGCAGTGGGGGTCGGTCTATCCCCAGCCCCGGGCCGTCGCCCTCGACGACGAGGTCCACCGCATCCTGGCGCGCCTCGGGCTGCGGGACGAGTTCGCCGCCATCTCCAGGCCCCACCGGGGTCTGCGTCTCCTCGACCGAAACATGCGGGTGCTCGCCGAGTTCCAACGCGACACGGCGGAGGGCCGGCACGGCTACCCCCAGGGGAGCATGTTCGACCAGCCGGAACTGGAGGCGATCCTCCGCCAGAATCTCAAGCAGTACGACACCGTCACCCTTCGCGGCAACACCGAGGTCACCGCGCTGACCCAGGACGCCGGCGGCGTACGGATCGACGTTACCGACACGGCCACGGGCGAGCACGATGTCGTCCGTGCGGCGTACGTCCTCGGTTGCGACGGCGCCAACAGCCTGACCAGGGCCTCGATCGGCGCCACCATGCACGACCTCGGGTTCACGCAACGCTGGCTCGTCATCGATGTGGTCACCGAGGCCGACCTCGGCCAGTGGGAAGGGGTGCACCAGCTCTCCGACCCGGCCCGCGCCGGCACGTACATGCGGATCGGGAAGACCCGCTACCGGTGGGAGTTCCAGCTGACGCCGGGTGAAACCGCGGACGACTTCCGCGACATGGCCCAGCTGCATCCGTTGATCGCGCGGTGGACCGGGAACATCCCCGTCGGGGAGCTGGAGATCATCCGTGCGGCGGAGTACACCTTCCGCGCGCAGGTCGCCGACCGCTGGCGCGACCGCCGGTTGTTCCTGCTCGGCGACGCCGCCCACCTCACCCCACCGTTCATCGGTCAGGGCATGTGTGCCGGGCTGCGCGACGGGATGAACCTCGCCTGGAAACTCGCCGGCGTGCTCGACGGGACCCTGCCCGAGACCGTGCTCGACACCTACGAGATCGAACGCAGGCACCACGCCCGCGCCATGATCAAGCTGGCGAAGTTCATCGGCACCGCGATGACGGCCGGCGGCGAGGTGGGCAACCTCATCCGCCGGGCGGTGGCGCCGCGGCTGCACCTCGTGCCCGGCCTCACGGACCTGGCCACCGACAGCCAGACACCCCCGCTGCACCGGTCCGACCTGGTGAAACGGCCACGCCTGCGCCGCACCCTCGCGGGCCGACTGTGCCCGAACGCCACCGTCGACGGCGATCGCCGATTCGACGACGTGGCCGCCGGCCGATTCGCGATCGTCACATCTCACGAGCCGTCCCCCACCCAACGAGCCGACATCGAACGGCGTGGAGCAGTTCTCATCACTGCGGAACCCGGCAGCGAGCTACACCAATGGCTGAGGACAGGTGGGGCCCGGGTGGCGATCGTCCGTCCCGACGGCACCGTCCTCAGCGCCGGCCGGCAGCTGCCCGCCTGTCACTGA
- a CDS encoding DoxX family protein: MTLAAAILAVLLALVFLALGTAKILALQPMRELAAEAGFSVAAYRRIGLLEVAGAIGLLVGLFQPLIGVLAAAGLLLLLGGAVVVHLRKGDGPRKYAPALVCGLLVATYLVLQLAA; this comes from the coding sequence ATGACGCTCGCTGCGGCCATCCTCGCGGTGCTGCTCGCGCTGGTCTTCCTCGCCCTGGGCACCGCCAAGATCCTGGCCTTGCAACCGATGCGGGAGCTGGCCGCGGAGGCTGGTTTCTCCGTCGCCGCCTATCGCCGCATCGGCCTGCTCGAGGTCGCCGGAGCGATTGGACTGCTCGTCGGCCTGTTCCAGCCGCTGATCGGCGTCCTCGCCGCGGCCGGGCTGCTGCTCCTGCTCGGCGGAGCCGTCGTCGTACACCTGCGCAAGGGAGACGGCCCGCGCAAGTACGCCCCGGCGCTCGTCTGCGGGCTCCTGGTCGCCACCTACCTCGTTCTTCAGCTGGCGGCATGA
- a CDS encoding acyl-CoA synthetase — protein MTGPLLWPDYARPADLAAIEAVPLAARGLPESTYALLSRAATRWPDRTALTVLPDAARWREPLGRTFAELLADVHRYANLFHDLGVRRGDAVALMSPNCAELITATLAAQLAGIAAPLGGGLSRQHLAELLRRSGARVLVTAGPELAPDTWDTAQALARGGLLDAILVLRPTGAADAPQQLPAIDGVRVGYLGELAAPMNPATFDGALPRPSDLAAMFHTGGTTGAPKLAAHTHANEVADAWMLASLFDEETVVFAGLPLFHVNALVVTLLAPLFKGQAVVWAGPLGYRDPALFGAFWKIVEHYRIAAMSAVPTVYAVLAQVPIDADISSLRFPMVGASPLPAAVRDNFQAHTGITLVEGYGLTEATCASARSFPDASRPGSVGQRLPYQQVRVVAADGTWEDRPVGETGVLAISGPTVFPGYVIDRDENGHVLDGLGKVVDGWLDTGDLARLDEDGFVYLAGRAKDLIIRGGHNIDPAIIEDTLLSHPQVTAASAVGRPDVHAGEVPVAYVTLAPGAIVTEDDLRDWASDRVPDRTAAPKTVTILDELPVTAVGKLYKLALRTDAAREELRAALDQTAGVLDVAVAIEGSSIVATVKIHPSAQEEAVKAILGRYAIEWRLVVMS, from the coding sequence ATGACCGGACCCCTGCTGTGGCCGGACTACGCCAGGCCCGCCGACCTCGCCGCGATCGAGGCCGTGCCGCTCGCGGCTCGTGGCCTGCCCGAATCGACGTACGCGCTGCTGTCGCGGGCGGCGACGCGCTGGCCGGACCGCACGGCGCTCACCGTCCTGCCGGACGCCGCCCGCTGGCGGGAGCCGCTGGGCCGCACCTTCGCCGAACTCCTGGCCGACGTCCACCGGTACGCGAACCTGTTCCACGACCTCGGGGTGCGGCGGGGTGACGCGGTCGCCCTGATGTCGCCCAACTGCGCTGAGCTGATCACCGCGACGCTGGCCGCACAGCTCGCCGGGATCGCGGCGCCCCTGGGCGGCGGACTGTCGCGGCAGCACCTCGCCGAACTCCTCCGGCGCTCCGGTGCCCGCGTGCTGGTCACGGCCGGACCCGAGCTCGCGCCGGACACGTGGGACACCGCGCAGGCGCTCGCCCGCGGCGGCCTGCTCGACGCGATCCTCGTGCTCCGGCCCACCGGGGCGGCGGACGCGCCCCAGCAGCTGCCGGCCATCGACGGCGTACGCGTCGGCTACCTCGGCGAGCTCGCGGCGCCCATGAATCCGGCCACCTTCGACGGTGCCCTGCCCCGGCCCTCCGACCTGGCCGCGATGTTCCACACCGGCGGCACGACCGGCGCGCCGAAGCTGGCCGCGCATACGCACGCCAACGAGGTTGCCGACGCGTGGATGCTGGCCTCCCTGTTCGATGAGGAGACCGTGGTCTTTGCGGGCCTCCCGCTGTTCCACGTCAACGCACTCGTGGTCACCCTGCTCGCGCCGCTGTTCAAGGGGCAGGCTGTGGTGTGGGCCGGTCCGCTCGGCTACCGCGACCCCGCGCTCTTCGGCGCGTTCTGGAAGATCGTCGAGCACTACCGGATCGCCGCCATGAGCGCGGTGCCCACCGTGTACGCCGTACTGGCGCAGGTCCCGATCGACGCCGACATCAGCAGCCTGCGGTTTCCGATGGTGGGGGCCTCGCCGCTGCCCGCCGCGGTCCGGGACAACTTCCAGGCCCACACCGGGATAACCCTGGTCGAGGGCTACGGGCTGACCGAGGCGACCTGTGCGAGCGCGCGCAGCTTCCCCGACGCGTCGCGGCCGGGCTCGGTCGGGCAGCGCCTGCCCTACCAGCAGGTGCGGGTCGTCGCCGCGGACGGCACGTGGGAAGACCGACCCGTCGGCGAGACGGGCGTGCTGGCCATCAGCGGCCCGACGGTCTTCCCCGGCTACGTCATCGACCGGGACGAGAACGGCCACGTCCTGGACGGCCTTGGCAAGGTGGTCGACGGCTGGCTGGACACCGGCGACCTCGCGCGCCTCGACGAGGACGGCTTCGTCTACCTCGCCGGCCGGGCCAAGGACCTCATCATCCGCGGCGGGCACAACATCGACCCCGCGATCATCGAGGACACGCTGCTGTCCCACCCGCAGGTCACCGCGGCCAGCGCGGTCGGGCGCCCCGACGTCCACGCCGGCGAGGTACCCGTCGCCTACGTCACCCTCGCGCCCGGCGCCATCGTGACGGAGGACGACCTGCGCGACTGGGCGAGCGACCGGGTGCCCGACCGCACCGCCGCGCCCAAGACCGTGACGATCCTCGACGAACTGCCCGTCACCGCCGTGGGCAAGCTCTACAAGCTCGCCCTGCGGACGGACGCCGCCCGCGAGGAACTCCGTGCCGCGCTCGACCAGACCGCCGGGGTACTGGACGTCGCGGTTGCGATCGAGGGCAGCTCCATCGTGGCCACTGTGAAAATTCATCCCTCTGCCCAGGAGGAGGCCGTCAAGGCGATCCTGGGCCGGTATGCCATCGAATGGCGATTGGTGGTTATGTCATGA
- a CDS encoding fumarylacetoacetate hydrolase family protein, with translation MSTSVLRTADAWWVLTPTGAAKVHTSATTTSELLADRPAILAAATSSDTVPVDDLALVSPVTAPCRVVAQMTNFASHVKDSGGDPATVPLTFFRKTSGSISGPFADVVRPAHVRLLDYEVEIGLVFGREMPVGTTVTDDNLADYVAGLVVTNDISARDVQLPKTQFYEGKSYPTFTPVGPALVLLDAEELKRFIDLRLKLWVNGELRQDMTVADMIYRPAQALQALTRFQRVDPGDLLLTGTPVGTALSAPPKAVMFLVSLLPPAVKWKMFFKGQVQNPKYLKDGDVVEATVATDDGAIDLGRQRTVVRYAQ, from the coding sequence ATGAGCACCTCCGTCCTGCGCACCGCCGACGCCTGGTGGGTGCTCACCCCCACCGGTGCCGCCAAGGTGCACACCAGCGCCACCACCACCAGCGAGCTGCTGGCCGACCGGCCGGCGATCCTCGCGGCCGCGACGAGCAGCGACACCGTTCCGGTGGACGACCTTGCGCTGGTCTCCCCGGTGACGGCGCCCTGCCGCGTCGTCGCCCAGATGACGAACTTCGCCTCGCACGTCAAGGACAGCGGCGGAGATCCCGCTACCGTCCCCTTGACCTTCTTCCGCAAGACCTCGGGCTCGATCAGTGGGCCGTTCGCCGACGTGGTCCGCCCCGCCCACGTGCGTCTGCTCGACTACGAGGTGGAGATCGGCCTGGTCTTCGGCCGCGAGATGCCGGTCGGCACGACCGTCACCGACGACAACCTCGCCGACTACGTCGCGGGCCTGGTGGTCACCAACGACATCTCGGCACGCGACGTGCAGCTGCCCAAGACCCAGTTCTACGAGGGCAAGTCCTACCCGACCTTCACCCCGGTCGGCCCCGCGCTGGTGCTGCTCGACGCCGAAGAACTCAAGCGGTTCATCGACCTCCGGCTGAAGCTGTGGGTCAACGGCGAGCTCCGGCAGGACATGACCGTCGCCGACATGATCTACCGCCCGGCCCAGGCGCTGCAGGCGCTGACCCGCTTCCAGCGGGTCGACCCCGGCGACCTGCTGCTGACGGGCACGCCCGTCGGGACGGCCCTGAGCGCACCGCCGAAGGCGGTCATGTTCCTCGTCTCGCTGCTGCCGCCCGCGGTGAAGTGGAAGATGTTCTTCAAGGGCCAGGTTCAGAACCCCAAGTACCTGAAGGACGGCGACGTCGTCGAGGCCACCGTCGCCACCGACGACGGCGCGATCGACCTGGGCCGGCAGCGCACGGTCGTGAGGTACGCCCAATGA
- a CDS encoding VOC family protein — protein sequence MIDRHDPHTGLHSEQGALPGEHPGRARNPIVKVHDLAWLEFQKPDLEGAEVFARAFGFTTSLRTQDELHLRGTDPGTPCVLIRRGPRSRFVGPAFRAAEPNDVLRLADATGRTMASLPESLGGVTMDLVDPSGVRVRVVADTHELPALPTQAPLTFNVGPDVARVNATQRPPREPAKVQRLGHVVLQTTRYLETLNWYLEHLGLIVSDFLYHQGQRERGPTMSFIRCDRGSTPSDHHTLAMTLGPANRYVHSAYQVPDLDSLAAGGEYLLGQGYQRSWGIGRHIQGSQIFDYWRDPDDFLVEHFTDGDLFDCTLEPGWAPMSASGLAQWGPPATKDFLGMRPGRESLRELRAVIGALREDNEFDLHRLRGLMKAFTS from the coding sequence ATGATCGACCGGCACGACCCACACACCGGCCTGCACAGCGAGCAGGGTGCGTTGCCGGGCGAGCACCCCGGGCGCGCGCGCAATCCGATCGTCAAGGTGCACGACCTGGCCTGGCTGGAGTTCCAGAAGCCCGATCTGGAGGGGGCCGAGGTCTTCGCCCGGGCCTTCGGGTTCACGACGTCGCTGCGTACGCAGGACGAGCTGCACCTGCGGGGCACCGACCCCGGTACCCCCTGCGTGCTCATCCGCCGGGGCCCCCGGTCCCGGTTCGTCGGCCCCGCGTTCAGGGCGGCCGAGCCGAACGACGTGCTGCGGCTGGCGGATGCGACCGGGCGGACCATGGCCAGCCTGCCGGAGAGCCTGGGCGGGGTGACGATGGACCTGGTCGACCCCAGCGGGGTGCGGGTCCGCGTGGTCGCGGACACGCACGAACTCCCCGCGCTGCCCACGCAGGCGCCACTGACCTTCAACGTCGGGCCCGACGTGGCGCGGGTGAACGCCACCCAGCGGCCGCCGCGGGAGCCGGCCAAGGTGCAGCGCCTCGGTCACGTCGTGCTGCAGACGACCCGATACCTGGAAACGCTCAACTGGTATCTCGAGCACCTGGGCCTGATCGTCAGCGACTTCCTTTACCACCAGGGACAGCGCGAGCGCGGCCCGACCATGAGCTTCATCCGCTGCGACCGTGGCAGCACGCCCAGCGACCATCACACGCTCGCGATGACGCTCGGCCCGGCCAACCGGTACGTGCACTCGGCGTACCAGGTCCCCGACCTCGACTCGCTGGCCGCCGGCGGGGAGTACCTGCTCGGGCAGGGCTACCAGCGGTCCTGGGGGATCGGCCGGCACATCCAGGGCAGCCAGATCTTCGACTACTGGCGCGACCCGGACGACTTCCTGGTCGAGCACTTCACCGATGGCGACCTGTTCGACTGCACGCTCGAGCCGGGCTGGGCACCGATGAGCGCCTCCGGGCTCGCCCAGTGGGGTCCGCCCGCCACCAAGGATTTTCTCGGCATGAGACCCGGCCGGGAATCGCTTCGCGAGCTGCGCGCAGTCATCGGCGCGCTGCGCGAGGACAACGAATTCGACCTCCACCGCCTCCGCGGCCTGATGAAAGCGTTCACCTCATGA
- a CDS encoding TetR/AcrR family transcriptional regulator has translation MAQQARHAPNRLERRKAHTRSALVRAAQTFIAAGKQNVPILELTQAADVGMGSFYNHFDSREQLYQAAVEDALERYGTLLDELTVGLDDPAHVFAQSFRLTGRLHRRSPELSKVLLSNGLALAGSDKGLAPRARRDIEDGVRAGRFGVRDPELAMVIVAGAALVLGQLLHDHPERDDAAATDRVTEDLLRTLGLPPDEAHEICQRPLPDLDGLRP, from the coding sequence ATGGCGCAACAGGCCAGGCACGCCCCGAACCGCCTGGAACGGCGGAAGGCGCACACCCGATCGGCGCTCGTTCGCGCGGCCCAGACCTTCATCGCGGCTGGCAAGCAGAACGTCCCGATCCTCGAGCTCACCCAGGCCGCGGACGTGGGGATGGGGTCGTTCTACAACCACTTCGACAGCAGAGAGCAGCTCTACCAGGCCGCGGTGGAGGACGCCCTTGAGCGTTACGGCACCCTGCTCGACGAGCTGACCGTGGGCCTGGACGACCCGGCCCACGTCTTCGCGCAGAGCTTCCGGCTGACCGGACGCCTCCACCGCCGGAGTCCCGAGCTGAGCAAGGTGCTGCTCAGCAACGGCCTGGCCCTGGCTGGTTCCGACAAGGGGCTCGCGCCGCGAGCCCGGCGCGACATCGAAGACGGCGTCCGTGCCGGGCGGTTCGGCGTACGCGACCCCGAGTTGGCGATGGTGATTGTTGCCGGCGCCGCGCTGGTTCTCGGGCAACTGCTGCACGACCACCCCGAGCGCGACGACGCCGCAGCCACCGACCGGGTCACCGAGGACCTGCTGCGCACGCTCGGTCTACCGCCCGACGAGGCCCACGAGATCTGCCAACGCCCGCTGCCCGACCTCGACGGCCTTCGCCCGTAG
- a CDS encoding FUSC family protein, with protein MAADRGDVAAEHAKDVTAKARRRGGEAGRLRLRLFPIILFVAAQCGLAATLSWGLAHDILGRPAPIFAPSAAVGTIIGALGQRALRTAELMLGVGLGLLVSDLLIQFLGFGPWQIGLVVMLAIAVALLMTGRSGALVAQVGSTAVLIATFSHVQQGLEWARLVDAGVGGVIGLAVVALLLPINPMRILDRATAPVASTLHTQLREVAQALARHDPDRAMRALDQLSGMEPDLARMHEALDGAEEVTTIAPARWRRRIDVEHYRRGIQHIDRVSVHCRALARWAATTLQHDEPVPEELPGAVDRFAEAIHLLRQEGRAGGPFDQTRNAVMDAARLAGQAAHKGTKPFSDAIVIQLRTMASDLLRATGYEPETANRMVREAVTA; from the coding sequence ATGGCTGCGGACCGGGGAGACGTCGCTGCCGAGCATGCCAAGGACGTGACGGCGAAGGCCCGGCGTCGCGGTGGTGAGGCAGGCCGGCTGAGGCTGCGCCTGTTCCCGATCATCCTGTTCGTCGCAGCTCAATGTGGGCTTGCCGCGACGTTGTCCTGGGGGCTGGCGCACGACATCCTGGGTCGCCCCGCACCGATCTTCGCGCCCAGCGCGGCCGTCGGCACGATCATCGGCGCCCTCGGGCAGCGCGCCTTACGTACCGCCGAGCTGATGCTCGGCGTCGGGCTGGGCCTGCTCGTCAGTGATCTTCTCATCCAATTCCTCGGGTTCGGGCCCTGGCAGATCGGCCTGGTGGTGATGCTGGCCATCGCCGTCGCCCTGTTGATGACCGGGCGCAGCGGTGCGCTGGTCGCTCAGGTCGGCAGTACCGCTGTGCTGATCGCCACGTTCTCCCATGTGCAGCAGGGCCTCGAATGGGCGCGGCTCGTCGACGCGGGAGTGGGCGGCGTCATCGGGCTGGCGGTAGTGGCGTTGCTGCTACCGATCAACCCGATGCGCATTCTCGACCGCGCCACCGCACCGGTCGCCTCGACCCTCCACACGCAGCTTCGAGAGGTTGCACAAGCACTCGCCCGGCATGACCCGGACCGCGCGATGCGGGCGCTGGACCAGCTGAGCGGAATGGAACCCGACCTCGCCCGGATGCACGAGGCCCTGGATGGCGCCGAGGAGGTAACGACCATTGCGCCGGCGCGCTGGCGACGTCGAATCGATGTCGAGCACTACCGGCGCGGCATCCAGCATATCGATCGGGTGAGTGTCCACTGCCGGGCGCTTGCTCGCTGGGCCGCCACCACACTGCAGCACGACGAGCCGGTGCCGGAGGAACTCCCCGGCGCCGTGGACAGGTTCGCCGAGGCGATCCATTTGCTGAGGCAGGAGGGGCGGGCGGGCGGGCCGTTCGACCAGACCCGCAACGCGGTGATGGACGCGGCGCGCCTGGCCGGCCAAGCGGCCCACAAGGGCACCAAACCCTTCTCGGATGCCATCGTGATCCAGCTGCGCACCATGGCGAGTGACCTGCTCCGCGCGACCGGGTACGAGCCGGAGACGGCCAACCGGATGGTGCGCGAGGCGGTCACTGCCTAG